One window of Chionomys nivalis chromosome 18, mChiNiv1.1, whole genome shotgun sequence genomic DNA carries:
- the Pla2g12a gene encoding group XIIA secretory phospholipase A2 gives MVAPRPAPARGPALPLPLLLLLLLAAARGQEQDQTTDWRATLKTIRNGIHKIDTYLNAALDLLGGEDGLCQYKCRDGSKPLPRYGFKPSPPNGCGSPLFGVHLNIGIPSLTKCCNQHDRCYETCGKSKNDCDEEFQYCLSKICRDVQKTLGLAQNVQACETTVELLFDSVIHLGCKPYLDSQRAACWCRYEEKTDL, from the exons ATGGTGGCCCCGCGGCCCGCGCCCGCCCGGGGCCCCGCGCTCCCGCtcccgctcctgctcctgcttctgCTGGCCGCTGCGCGAGGCCAGGAACAGGACCAGACCACTGACTGGAGGGCCACCCTCAAGACCATCCGCAACGGCATCCACAAGATCGACACGTACCTCAACGCCGCGCTCGACCTGCTGGGCGGCGAGGACGGGCTCTGCCAGTACAAGTGCCGCGACG GATCGAAGCCTCTTCCACGCTATGGATTTAAACCGTCCCCACCAAATGGATGTGGCTCTCCATTGTTCGGTGTTCAT CTGAACATTGGCATCCCGTCCCTGACAAAGTGCTGCAACCAGCACGACAGGTGCTACGAGACCTGTGGGAAAAGCAAGAACGACTGTGACGAGGAGTTCCAGTACTGCCTCTCCAAGATCTGCCGGGACGTGCAGAAGACTCTGGGGCTCGCTCAGAACGTCCAGG CGTGTGAAACAACGGTGGAGCTCCTGTTTGACAGTGTCATACATTTGGGCTGCAAGCCATACCTGGACAGCCAGCGAGCCGCATGTTGGTGCCGTTATGAAGAGAAAACAGATCTGTAA
- the Casp6 gene encoding caspase-6, whose product MTETDGFYRSREVFDPAEQYKMDHKRRGIALIFNHERFFWHLTLPDRRGTSADRDNLTRRFSELGFEVKCFNDLKAQELLLKIHEVSTSSHVDADCFLCVFLSHGEGNHIYAYDAKIEIQTLTGLFKGDKCQSLVGKPKIFIIQACRGNQHDVPVVPLDVVDHQTGMQENTTQVDAASVYTLPAGADFLMCYSVAEGYYSHRETVNGSWYIQDLCEMLERYGSSLEFTELLTLVNRKVSQRRVDFCKDPDAIGKKQVPCFASMLTKKLHFCPKPSK is encoded by the exons ATGACAGAGACAGATGGCTTCTACAGAAG CAGGGAAGTGTTTGACCCAGCAGAACAATACAAGATGGACCACAAGAGGAGGGGGATCGCCCTCATCTTCAATCACGAGAGGTTCTTCTGGCATTTGACCCTCCCGGACAGGCGGGGCACCAGTGCAGACAGGGACAACCTGACGCGAAG GTTTTCCGAGCTAGGATTTGAAGTGAAATGCTTTAACGATCTCAAAGCACAAGAACTCCTGCTCAAAATTCACGAGG TGTCCACCTCAAGTCATGTAGATGCCGAttgcttcctgtgtgtcttcCTGAGCCACGGTGAAGGCAACCACATTTATGCCTATGATGCCAAAATTGAAATTCAGACATTGACTGGCTTGTTCAAAGGAGACAAGTGTCAGAGCCTGGTTGGAAAACCCAAGATATTTATCATTCAG GCCTGTCGGGGCAACCAGCACGACGTACCGGTGGTTCCTCTGGATGTCGTGGACCATCAGACAGGCATGCAGGAAAACACAACCCAGGTGGACGCGGCCTCCGTGTATACACTGCCCGCGGGGGCAGACTTCCTCATGTGTTACTCCGTCGCAGAAG GGTATTACTCTCACCGAGAGACGGTGAACGGCTCCTGGTACATCCAGGATCTGTGTGAGATGCTGGAGAGGTACGGCAGTTCCTTGGAGTTCACGGAGCTGCTCACGCTGGTGAACAGAAAGGTCTCTCAGCGCCGCGTGGACTTCTGCAAAGACCCGGATGCAATTGGCAAGAAGCAGGTCCCCTGCTTTGCCTCGATGCTGACCAAAAAGCTGCATTTCTGTCCCAAGCCTAGTAAGTAG